Proteins from a genomic interval of Pararge aegeria chromosome 26, ilParAegt1.1, whole genome shotgun sequence:
- the LOC120635049 gene encoding uncharacterized protein LOC120635049 — protein sequence MESIQQTVTELGEHLTQRMAEFQRSLQSSVPATSPTSNINAQFAAFRSFILSALEALQSQVQLLFKMQDDMEMRSRRKILLIHGVPESKGEKLDVTVTKILSQHLTMVGINESCVNRCHRLGSPRSDKPRAILIKFNDQSFRNRVWFGKTGFKNTGITVSEFLTKERHNVFMAARKRLGITKCWTKDGRIVVVGSDGTRNYIISMAELNILATESQAPAQGLKAAASTSSANPDPKLVRVNRLRKVTKR from the coding sequence ATGGAATCAATCCAACAAACTGTCACTGAGTTGGGCGAACACTTAACCCAAAGAATGGCTGAGTTCCAGCGCAGCCTCCAGAGTTCCGTTCCTGCAACCAGTCCAACATCCAACATAAATGCACAGTTTGCTGCTTTTAGAAGTTTCATCCTAAGTGCTCTTGAAGCACTTCAATCTCAAGTTCAACTCCTCTTTAAAATGCAAGATGATATGGAAATGAGAAGCAGGAGGAAGATTTTGCTTATTCATGGTGTGCCGGAGAGCAAGGGTGAGAAGTTGGATGTAACTGTCACAAAGATTTTGTCGCAGCACCTCACAATGGTTGGTATCAATGAGTCATGTGTAAATCGCTGTCACCGTCTTGGTAGTCCCAGGTCTGACAAGCCAAGGGCAATCCTCATAAAATTCAATGACCAATCATTTAGAAATAGGGTATGGTTTGGTAAAACTGGCTTTAAAAATACTGGCATAACTGTTTCTGAATTTTTGACAAAGGAACGGCATAATGTTTTTATGGCAGCTCGCAAGCGTCTTGGTATTACAAAGTGCTGGACCAAAGATGGACGTATTGTAGTTGTCGGTTCTGATGGCACACGAAATTATATAATCTCCATGGCTGAGCTCAACATTCTTGCTACCGAGTCTCAAGCTCCTGCGCAGGGGCTAAAAGCAGCTGCTTCAACTAGTTCTGCAAACCCGGATCCCAAGCTAGTCAGAGTGAATAGACTAAGGAAAGTCACTAAGCGATAG
- the LOC120635442 gene encoding uncharacterized protein LOC120635442, with protein sequence MSTKEWEKLIDKEMLISLVEDRPVLWDKTLDKYKDNTASIAGWREICIILMEDFEAMEQRQRQEFGKLVMKKWRQMRDAWVRTLKDKKNCKTSGSAVSNTKPYKYHNQMLFLKKVVAAGETHESVSAKQTKEHTEDDTTTSNEPTNEDDSVTTMTQLDNDSQKDKQNLAPPPKRRAPAKRNFNEIDAKMMSYIDYQIKPKKIEQDDRNLSFFKGILPSLALLDDDQTLEFQSGVLNLLQNIKHRRIGQSTYDWSAYTQTSGASHYQSQGYFSRPQPTDSALSPVQPVYSDASRPQSTDSALSPLQSVYSDATLDLSEF encoded by the exons ATGTCAACCAAGGAGTGGGAAAAGTTAATAGACAAGGAAATGTTAATTAGTTTGGTGGAAGATAGGCCAGTCCTTTGGGACAAGACGCTGGATAAATACAAAGACAATACTGCAAGTATTGCAGGTTGGCGCGAAATATGCATTATTCTAATGGAGGATTTTGAGGCTATGGAACAAAGACAAAGGCAAGAGTTCG GAAAACTTGTTATGAAAAAGTGGAGACAGATGAGAGATGCCTGGGTGAGAACACTAAAAGATAAAAAGAATTGCAAGACGTCTGGTTCCGCTGTCTCAAACACGAAGCCCTACAAATACCATAATCAGATGCTGTTTTTGAAAAAAGTAGTTGCTGCTGGTGAAACGCACGAAAGCGTCTCTGCTAAACAAACTAAAGAACACACCGAAGATGACACCACGACATCGAATGAACCTACAAACGAAGATGACAGTGTGACTACAATGACACAACTTGACAATGACAGTCaaaaggacaaacaaaatcTAGCCCCCCCGCCAAAACGCAGAGCACCAGCTaaaagaaattttaatgaaattgatgCCAAAATGATGTCCTACATTGACTATCAGATAAAACCGAAGAAAATTGAGCAGGACGATCGCAATTTATCGTTCTTCAAAGGTATTTTGCCGTCCTTGGCTTTGCTTGATGATGACCAAACTTTGGAATTCCAGTCAGGGGTGTTAAacctattacaaaatattaaacatagaAGAATTGGCCAGTCAACTTATGACTGGTCAGCCTATACACAAACATCTGGTGCTAGTCACTATCAATCCCAGGGCTATTTTAGCAGACCACAGCCTACTGATAGTGCACTATCGCCAGTACAACCTGTATACAGTGATGCTAGCAGACCACAGTCTACTGATAGTGCACTATCGCCATTACAATCTGTATACAGTGATGCTACGTTAGATCTGTctgagttttaa
- the LOC120635050 gene encoding piggyBac transposable element-derived protein 4-like gives MDYREGSPKPKRQRKQLFSVLNDSEIEEALYSDNSEDDYQPDDEESASESESEEHLWNIECRPPTRPSVLPTVQEQDLQPFTLTVSDSQGQGQAQINQPSASGSTSEWTTTGEMKEIRFTKSNEFYGEVEGANPIDYFNFFFTEDFLTMICTETNAQAQRLIAKHNQEVPGRRSKDFARITGWKPVTVCELRIFLGLLFHMGTIPLSRLQDYWKTDRLFSIPIFGQQMSRNRFLLIMRCLHFTSEEESEDPIFKVRSVIDYFNNKMIECYYPTAQLSLDESMVLWRGRLSFRQFIKNKRHKYGIKLYMLTEPDGLILKFRVYAGAKDTDVTGKGHAEKVVMELLREKLNSGHELYMDNYYNSFGLAKKLLDHNTYCTGTLRKDLKDNPHELMKKKIKKRRKLLNVS, from the coding sequence atggaTTACAGAGAAGGCTCTCCTAAACCTAAAAGGCAGCGAAAACAATTGTTTTCTGTTTTGAATGACAGTGAAATAGAAGAGGCACTGTATTCTGATAATTCTGAAGATGACTACCAGCCTGATGACGAGGAGTCAGCATCAGAGAGTGAAAGTGAGGAACACCTCTGGAATATTGAATGCCGTCCTCCGACACGTCCATCAGTGTTACCTACAGTTCAGGAGCAAGACCTGCAGCCGTTCACTCTAACTGTATCAGACAGTCAAGGTCAAGGTCAAGCCCAGATAAACCAACCCTCTGCATCAGGTTCAACCTCTGAATGGACTACAACTGGTGAGATGAAGGAAATTCGTTTTACGAAATCAAACGAATTTTATGGTGAAGTTGAAGGAGCAAATCCTATtgactattttaattttttttttactgaagaTTTTTTGACGATGATTTGTACTGAGACCAATGCACAGGCACAGAGGTTGATAGCTAAACATAATCAGGAAGTTCCAGGCAGAAGAAGTAAAGATTTTGCCAGGATTACTGGATGGAAACCGGTCACTGTCTGCGAGCTGAGAATTTTTCTTGGTTTGTTATTCCACATGGGAACTATCCCCCTCAGTCGTCTACAAGATTATTGGAAAACTGATAGGCTGTTTTCCATTCCAATTTTTGGGCAACAAATGAGCAGGAACAGATTTCTCCTCATAATGAGATGTTTGCATTTTACCTCAGAGGAAGAAAGTGAGGACCCAATTTTCAAGGTTAGAAGTGTTATTGATTACTTCAACAACAAGATGATTGAATGTTATTATCCTACAGCACAATTATCTCTGGATGAAAGTATGGTGCTATGGAGAGGGCGATTGAGTTTTCGGCAGTTCATCAAAAATAAGCGCCACAAATACGGCATCAAGTTGTACATGCTCACTGAACCAGATGGGTTGATATTGAAGTTTCGAGTGTATGCAGGTGCAAAAGATACAGACGTGACTGGAAAGGGACACGCTGAGAAAGTTGTCATGGAGCTGCTTCGGGAAAAACTAAATAGTGGTCACGAATTATATATGGACAACTATTATAATAGTTTTGGTTTGGCAAAGAAGCTGCTTGATCACAACACCTATTGCACAGGCACTCTCCGTAAAGATTTGAAAGACAATCCTCACGAactcatgaaaaaaaaaattaaaaaaaggagaaaattgCTCAATGTTTCGTGA